The sequence ACCTCTCATTGCCATACCATCCTACAATAGATCGGGAAAGCCATCGGCTCCCCTTTCAAATACCCAAGACGCGCTGGACCAGAACAATATCGGTCGAATCGCCTAGCGCGTACATGGTCCGTTTGTATTTCCGCTGGTCTATTTAAGGATTGTCTTGTCCGTTTTCGGCGTCCGGTACGAAATCGCTGGGTATGCCTGGGTCCAGCGCACCTACTTCCTTTAAGATGCGCTTCAGGAAGGTCTTGGTACGGGGATTCTGCGGATTGACGAATATCTGCTCGGCCGTTCCCTGTTCTGCTATTAGGCCTTGGTCCATGAAGATCACCTGATCGGCCATGTCCCGGGCGAAGCCCATCTCGTGAGTGACGACCACCATGGTCATTCCCGATAAGGCCAAGGACTTCATGACATCTAGCACCTCGCCTATGAGTTCGGGGTCCAAGGCCGAGGTGGGTTCGTCGAACAGAATGACCTTGGGGTTCATGGCCAACGCGCGGGCGATGGCCACCCGTTGCTGCTGCCCCCCGGAGAGCTCACCGGGATAGGCGTCCGCCTTGTCGCTCAACCCCACCTTGTTGAGGGTCTGGATCGCCAGTTCCTCGGCCTCCTGCTTCTTCATCTTCTTGACCTTCATCAAGGCCAACGAGATGTTCCTCTTGGCCGTAAGGTGCATGAAGAGGTTGAAGGATTGGAACACCATGTTCATCTGGGCGCGCACTGCATTGATGTCGATGTCCTTGTCGGTGATGTTGTGCCCCAGGAAGATCACCTTTCCACCGTCCGGCTCGTTCA comes from Methanomassiliicoccales archaeon and encodes:
- a CDS encoding amino acid ABC transporter ATP-binding protein; the protein is MVEPILELVDVKKSFGDHEVLCGISMKVMPQEVITIIGPSGSGKSTLLRCMNLLNEPDGGKVIFLGHNITDKDIDINAVRAQMNMVFQSFNLFMHLTAKRNISLALMKVKKMKKQEAEELAIQTLNKVGLSDKADAYPGELSGGQQQRVAIARALAMNPKVILFDEPTSALDPELIGEVLDVMKSLALSGMTMVVVTHEMGFARDMADQVIFMDQGLIAEQGTAEQIFVNPQNPRTKTFLKRILKEVGALDPGIPSDFVPDAENGQDNP